In the genome of Acidobacteriota bacterium, the window TCCACTGAAGTCATGATCCTTCGCCCCTGACGACATGAGCAAACTGCTTGGCTTCGCACTCCTCTTAGGCCTGACGCTGCCCGCGGCCGCGCAGGAGATCTCCGTGGCAGCCGCCTCGGATCTGCAGCCTGCCATGGCCGAACTCGGCGCGCGCTTCCAGCGCGAGACGGGATGCAGAGTCCAGCTCACCTTCGGCTCGTCGGGAAAATTCTTCGCGCAGATACAGAATGGCGCCCCCTTCGACATCTTCTTTTCCGCGGACATGGACTATGCCAAGAAGCTCGCCGACGCGGGCTTGGCGGAGCCTCCGCGCCAATATGCGGAAGGACGGCTCGTCTTGTGGATGCGAAAAGATTCGCCACTCGATCCCGCGAAGGGACTGGAAGTCCTGCTGCATGGTCGCGTCCGTCGCATTGCCATCGCCAACCCGCAGCACGCGCCCTATGGCCGCGCCGCCGTCGCGGCGCTGAAGTCCGCGGGTATCTATGAAAAGGTGGTGGGCAAACTGGTGTTCGGCGAGAACATCTCGCAAGCTGCCACGTTCGTTGCCACCGGGAACGCCGAGGTGGGAGTGCTCGCGCTTTCGCTCGCTCGCGCGCCGGCGATGCGTGACGAAGGCCGCTACAGTGAGGTCGACCGGAAGCTTTATCCGCCGCTGGTGCAGGGCGTGGTGCTGTTGAAGAGCGCCCCGCACCGCGACCTGGCGCGCGCCTTCCTCGACTTCGTGGCCAAGCCGGAGTCGGCGGCGCTGCTGCGGAGCTACGGATTCGACGTTCCCGACCTCCGGAAAAGCGGACCGGAGAAGAACGAGAAATGAACTGGCAGGTCCTCGGACTCTCGTTGCGCCTCGCCGCGATCGTTACCACCACGCTTCTCATCCTGGGCATGCCCATCGCTTACTGGCTCGCGTTCACGCGCGCGCGTTGGAAGTTCCTGATCGAGGCCGTGGTCGCCCTGCCGCTGGTGTTGCCGCCGACGGTGCTCGGCTTTTACCTGCTGCTGCTGATGGGCACGCGCACATCCGTGGGACGCGCATGGGAGCGCTGGACGGGCCATCCGCTGGCCTTCACCTTTGAAGGCCTGGTCATCGCGTCGGTCATCTATAGCTTGCCCTTCGCGGTGCAACCCTTCGCGGCTTCATTCGCGGGTGTGGACCGCAAGCTGCTCGCCGCTTCCGCGACGCTGGGCGCCGGACGGTGGCGGACGTTCCGGCGCGTGATCCTGCCGCTCTCGTTGCCCGGCGTGGTGACCGGCCTGGTGCTCAGCTTCGCGCACACGCTGGGTGAGTTCGGCGTGGTGCTGATGGTGGGCGGCAATATTCCCGGCGTCACGCGCACCATCTCCATCGCCATCTACGACCAGGTCGAAGCGCTCGATTACGCCAGCGCCAATGAGACCGCGCTATTCCTGCTGATCTTCTCGTTCATCGCGCTCGCCGGCATCTACGCGTTCAATCGCCGCCTCTGGGTGGCATGGATGATCCGATGAACGGTGATCCGATGAACGATGCCGCGATGAGCGAACGTCCGATGAGCGAAGCCTCTTTAAGCGAAGGCCTGCGAGTGCGCGTGCGGAAACAGCTCTTTCGTGCCCGGCGCCCCGGGTTCCTGCTCGATGTGGACCTGGTCGCGCTGCCCGGTTTCACCGTGTTGTTTGGACCGTCAGGCGCGGGGAAGAGCACGCTGCTCGATTGCGTCGCCGGACTCCTCACGCCGGACGAAGGCGAGATCACGATCGCCGGAGTCCCGCTCTTCCACTCACGCACGCGAACGGATGTGCCCACGGAACGCCGCCGCGCGGGCTACGTGGTGCAGGACCTCGCGCTCTTCCCGCACCTGACCGCGGAGCAGAACGTGGCGTATGGATTAGACGCCATGGGCGACGGCTTGCCGCGAGCAGAACGCCGGCAACGGGTGGCCGCCATGCTCGCCAGCTTTGGCATTGCGGAGTTGGCACGGCAGCGCCCGGAAGAGATCTCTGGCGGCCAACGGCAGCGCGTGGCGCTGGCCCGGGCGCTAGTGACCGAACCACGCGTCCTGCTGCTCGATGAGCCACTCTCCGGCCTCGACGATGCCACGAAAGGGAAGATCGTCGCCGACCTGCGCGCATGGAATGAGCGGCGCAGCATCCCGGTGCTCTACGTTACCCATGATCGCGATGAAGTCGCTGCCATCGGCGGCCGCCTGCTTCCACTACAAGACGGCCGGCTGCTGCCGGCAAACTGATCATTGTTCCAAGGGCTCCGTCGCGCCGAGCGGGACTACGCCCTCGCGCGGGCTCGCGCTTGACTTACTTCGCAAACCACGCTCACTCCGCGCTCACCCTACTTCGCGGCTGCGAGCACCTTCTGCACGTACGGCCAGAAGCTCTGCGCGGTCTGCTCCGTCTGCTCCCTGGTC includes:
- the modA gene encoding molybdate ABC transporter substrate-binding protein: MSKLLGFALLLGLTLPAAAQEISVAAASDLQPAMAELGARFQRETGCRVQLTFGSSGKFFAQIQNGAPFDIFFSADMDYAKKLADAGLAEPPRQYAEGRLVLWMRKDSPLDPAKGLEVLLHGRVRRIAIANPQHAPYGRAAVAALKSAGIYEKVVGKLVFGENISQAATFVATGNAEVGVLALSLARAPAMRDEGRYSEVDRKLYPPLVQGVVLLKSAPHRDLARAFLDFVAKPESAALLRSYGFDVPDLRKSGPEKNEK
- the modB gene encoding molybdate ABC transporter permease subunit, whose amino-acid sequence is MNWQVLGLSLRLAAIVTTTLLILGMPIAYWLAFTRARWKFLIEAVVALPLVLPPTVLGFYLLLLMGTRTSVGRAWERWTGHPLAFTFEGLVIASVIYSLPFAVQPFAASFAGVDRKLLAASATLGAGRWRTFRRVILPLSLPGVVTGLVLSFAHTLGEFGVVLMVGGNIPGVTRTISIAIYDQVEALDYASANETALFLLIFSFIALAGIYAFNRRLWVAWMIR
- a CDS encoding ATP-binding cassette domain-containing protein, translated to MNGDPMNDAAMSERPMSEASLSEGLRVRVRKQLFRARRPGFLLDVDLVALPGFTVLFGPSGAGKSTLLDCVAGLLTPDEGEITIAGVPLFHSRTRTDVPTERRRAGYVVQDLALFPHLTAEQNVAYGLDAMGDGLPRAERRQRVAAMLASFGIAELARQRPEEISGGQRQRVALARALVTEPRVLLLDEPLSGLDDATKGKIVADLRAWNERRSIPVLYVTHDRDEVAAIGGRLLPLQDGRLLPAN